One window of Halorussus sp. MSC15.2 genomic DNA carries:
- the nadA gene encoding quinolinate synthase NadA — translation MPKMETADIETDLSLFKYDNLEQLPEAYRELEEGERRDRIEAAKEELGDDLVVLGHNYQRREIVEHADFVGDSYQLSVEAAEADAEYVVFGGVTFMAESADIITDDDQTVILPSMEASCPMAGMAEALQVDAAWAEITEAAPDADIVPITYMNSYADLKAFCAEQGGAVCTSSNAHEVFEWAFERGDKVLFLPDKHLGENTAHRLGMAESVAEWDPWDPEGKDAAEVAESDIILWDGYCQVHERFGTDHVEQVRAEYDDANVIVHPECRREVVEAADVAGSTATICETVAEADPGETWAIGTEIHLTNHLQRWHPEVNVVPLCGEACMDCNAMRQIDPNYLTWVLEELVAGRERNVIEVAPREAELANVAMERMLEI, via the coding sequence GTGCCAAAAATGGAAACGGCGGACATCGAAACCGACCTGAGCCTCTTCAAGTACGACAACCTCGAACAGTTACCCGAGGCGTACCGGGAACTGGAGGAGGGAGAGCGACGGGACCGAATCGAGGCCGCGAAAGAGGAGTTGGGCGACGACCTCGTCGTTCTCGGCCACAACTACCAGCGCCGCGAAATCGTGGAACACGCCGACTTCGTCGGCGACTCCTACCAACTCAGCGTCGAGGCCGCAGAGGCCGACGCGGAGTACGTCGTCTTCGGGGGCGTGACGTTCATGGCCGAGTCCGCGGACATCATCACCGACGACGACCAGACCGTGATTCTGCCCTCGATGGAGGCGTCGTGTCCGATGGCCGGGATGGCCGAGGCCCTGCAGGTGGACGCCGCGTGGGCCGAAATCACCGAGGCCGCGCCCGACGCTGACATCGTGCCAATCACGTACATGAACTCGTACGCCGACCTGAAAGCGTTCTGCGCCGAACAGGGCGGGGCGGTCTGCACCTCCTCGAACGCCCACGAGGTGTTCGAGTGGGCCTTCGAGCGCGGCGACAAGGTGCTGTTCCTCCCCGACAAGCACCTCGGCGAGAACACCGCCCACCGCCTCGGCATGGCCGAGTCCGTCGCCGAGTGGGACCCGTGGGACCCCGAAGGGAAGGACGCCGCGGAGGTCGCCGAGAGCGACATCATTCTCTGGGACGGCTACTGTCAGGTCCACGAACGATTCGGGACCGACCACGTCGAGCAGGTCCGCGCGGAGTACGACGACGCCAACGTCATCGTCCACCCCGAGTGCCGCCGAGAGGTCGTCGAGGCCGCCGACGTGGCCGGGAGCACCGCGACCATCTGCGAGACAGTCGCGGAGGCCGACCCGGGCGAGACGTGGGCTATCGGCACGGAGATTCACCTCACGAACCACCTCCAGCGGTGGCACCCCGAAGTGAACGTCGTCCCCCTCTGCGGGGAGGCCTGCATGGACTGCAACGCGATGCGCCAGATAGACCCCAACTACCTGACGTGGGTGCTGGAGGAACTGGTCGCGGGCCGCGAGCGCAACGTCATCGAGGTCGCGCCCCGCGAGGCCGAACTGGCGAACGTGGCGATGGAGCGCATGCTGGAGATATGA
- a CDS encoding L-aspartate oxidase, translating into MTGETDTATETDVLVVGSGVAGCSAALAAARAGADVLVVTKATCPEETTSHWAQGGIATTRSDPESFERDVLAASADTADHDAVEVLVEESRDAVEDVLVETLDVPFDREGGELDYGREAAHSEPRILHVDASTGKHVLGPFLNYLDDHERVTVRSDTAALDLLTDEGRVHGALVDGGGDGTDPEPVFAGATVLATGGIGALYENSTNPETATGDGIAMAALAGAEVEDMAYVQFHPTAYSGDDPFLVSEAVRGEGAILLNADGERFMPDYHEDAELAPRDVVARAVADERERTGEVLLDVSPLDFAAEFPDLAEKCEARGVDWSEGIPVEPSEHFLCGGIAVDDRGRTDLDRLFAVGECARTGVHGANRLASTSLLEGLVWGLRAGETAAGFSPERVEVPDLRDSDPDLPSGFAREKFVRLRRVMDEYVGLRRTPEGLKRATAVLRRLKGEVDAYTRTRTSRSLYELRNASVVALLVARGATEADPVGCHALADEAPETDDADSEEVDARASD; encoded by the coding sequence ATGACCGGGGAGACGGATACCGCGACGGAGACCGACGTGCTCGTCGTCGGGAGCGGCGTCGCCGGTTGCTCGGCCGCGCTCGCGGCGGCCCGAGCGGGCGCGGACGTGTTGGTCGTGACGAAGGCGACCTGCCCCGAGGAGACGACCTCCCATTGGGCGCAGGGCGGAATCGCCACCACTCGAAGCGACCCCGAGTCGTTCGAGCGCGACGTGCTGGCCGCCAGCGCCGACACCGCCGACCACGACGCGGTCGAGGTGCTGGTCGAGGAGTCGCGCGACGCGGTCGAGGACGTGCTGGTCGAGACTCTCGACGTGCCCTTCGACCGCGAGGGCGGGGAGTTGGACTACGGCCGGGAGGCCGCCCACTCCGAACCCCGAATCCTCCACGTGGACGCCAGTACCGGCAAGCACGTCCTCGGCCCGTTCCTGAACTACCTCGACGACCACGAGCGCGTGACGGTTCGGTCCGACACCGCCGCGCTCGACCTGCTCACCGACGAGGGCAGGGTTCACGGCGCACTCGTAGACGGAGGCGGCGACGGAACCGACCCTGAACCCGTCTTCGCCGGGGCCACCGTTCTCGCCACGGGCGGCATCGGCGCGCTCTACGAGAACTCGACCAACCCCGAGACAGCGACCGGAGACGGCATCGCCATGGCCGCGCTCGCGGGGGCCGAAGTCGAGGACATGGCCTACGTGCAGTTCCACCCCACGGCCTACTCCGGCGACGACCCCTTCCTCGTCAGCGAGGCGGTCCGCGGGGAGGGCGCGATTCTGCTGAACGCGGACGGCGAGCGCTTCATGCCCGACTACCACGAGGACGCCGAACTCGCGCCTCGCGACGTGGTCGCCCGCGCGGTTGCCGACGAACGCGAGCGCACCGGCGAAGTCCTGTTGGACGTCTCCCCGCTCGACTTCGCCGCCGAGTTCCCCGACCTCGCCGAGAAGTGCGAGGCCCGCGGCGTAGACTGGAGCGAGGGGATTCCGGTCGAACCGAGCGAACACTTCCTCTGCGGCGGTATCGCGGTGGACGACCGCGGCCGGACCGACCTCGACCGCCTGTTCGCGGTCGGCGAGTGCGCCCGGACCGGCGTCCACGGCGCGAACCGCCTCGCCTCCACGAGTCTGCTGGAGGGACTGGTCTGGGGCCTCCGCGCCGGGGAGACCGCGGCCGGATTCTCGCCCGAGCGCGTCGAGGTCCCGGACCTGCGCGACAGCGACCCCGACCTCCCCTCGGGGTTCGCCCGCGAGAAGTTCGTCCGCCTGCGCCGAGTGATGGACGAGTACGTCGGCCTGCGCCGGACGCCCGAGGGACTGAAGCGGGCGACCGCGGTCCTGCGGCGACTCAAGGGCGAGGTGGACGCCTACACCCGGACCCGGACGAGTCGCAGTCTCTACGAACTCCGGAACGCCAGCGTGGTCGCCCTGCTGGTGGCCCGCGGAGCGACGGAGGCCGACCCCGTGGGGTGTCACGCGCTGGCTGACGAAGCGCCGGAGACCGACGACGCCGACTCCGAGGAGGTCGATGCCCGTGCGAGTGACTGA
- the nadC gene encoding carboxylating nicotinate-nucleotide diphosphorylase, producing the protein MRVTDRKVEEWLREDVGHRDVTNHVPGETTGRLVAKQSGVAAGLDAATAVFDYLDVGCEATVAAGDRIEPGDVLLEVEGAAESVLRGERVAVNVTGHASGVATKTRRAVDAAREVSDDVAIAGTRKTTPGLRGVEKRAVAAGGGDTHRLTLSGMVMVKDNHVAEMGLESAVRRFRAEKSFATKIEVEVERPADGVRAAEAGADIVLLDNMPPDEVRESVEMLPDGVLAEASGGIEIEDVPAYAATGVDVISMGSLTHSADALDLSFRTGE; encoded by the coding sequence GTGCGAGTGACTGACCGGAAAGTCGAAGAGTGGCTTCGGGAGGACGTGGGCCACCGCGACGTGACCAACCACGTCCCCGGCGAGACGACGGGGCGACTCGTCGCCAAGCAGTCGGGCGTCGCCGCCGGACTCGACGCCGCGACGGCCGTCTTCGACTATCTCGACGTGGGGTGCGAGGCGACCGTCGCGGCGGGCGACCGAATCGAACCGGGCGACGTCCTCCTCGAAGTCGAGGGGGCCGCGGAGTCGGTCCTCCGGGGCGAGCGCGTCGCGGTCAACGTCACCGGCCACGCTTCGGGCGTCGCGACGAAGACCCGGCGGGCGGTCGATGCGGCCCGCGAAGTCAGCGACGACGTGGCGATAGCCGGGACGCGGAAGACCACGCCGGGCCTGCGCGGGGTCGAGAAGCGCGCCGTCGCCGCGGGCGGCGGCGACACCCACCGCCTGACGCTCTCGGGGATGGTGATGGTCAAGGACAACCACGTCGCCGAGATGGGACTGGAGAGTGCGGTCCGCCGCTTCCGCGCGGAGAAGTCGTTCGCGACGAAAATCGAGGTCGAAGTCGAGCGCCCGGCAGACGGGGTTCGCGCCGCGGAGGCCGGGGCCGACATCGTCCTGCTCGACAACATGCCCCCCGACGAGGTCCGAGAGAGCGTCGAGATGCTCCCGGACGGCGTGCTGGCGGAGGCCAGCGGTGGCATCGAAATCGAAGACGTGCCGGCGTACGCCGCGACCGGCGTGGACGTGATTTCGATGGGGTCGCTGACCCACTCGGCCGACGCGCTCGACCTCTCGTTCCGGACCGGCGAGTAG
- the gpmI gene encoding 2,3-bisphosphoglycerate-independent phosphoglycerate mutase → MKAALIILDGWGLGSEDGGRNAIEAADTPNFDRFADAGAYGTLDVTGRRVGLPEGQMGNSEVGHLNIGAGRVVRQEYTRISDAIENGELGENDAIDSAFEYADENDGRVHFMGLVSEGGVHSDQKHLYALVELAAERGVDAVTHAFTDGRDTPPKSGAAFLGDLQEVIDREGTGEVATVSGRYYAMDRDQNWERTRRAYEAIVNRDAEYSADSAVEAVEESYERGETDEFVEPTLVEGGPAMDDGDAALFFNFRADRARQLTRILADIDPVWVFETDPPEIRLATMTQYDEEFDLPVAFPPHRPEDVLGEVLSDRGLTQLRIAESEKYAHVTYFLNGGREVEFEGERREIVESPNVPTYDQQPEMSAEEVTDTAIATVESDDPDVLVLNYANPDMVGHTGDFDAAVQAVEAVDAQLARLVEAVEAAGGHVLVTADHGNADDMGTLEDPHTAHTYNPVPFVYLTPEGDNGGKRVREGGSLCDVAPTLLSLVGVEQPEAMTGENLLE, encoded by the coding sequence ATGAAGGCCGCGTTGATAATCCTCGACGGCTGGGGTCTCGGAAGCGAGGATGGCGGACGCAACGCCATCGAAGCCGCCGACACGCCGAACTTCGACCGGTTCGCCGACGCGGGGGCGTACGGCACGCTCGACGTGACCGGGCGGCGCGTCGGCCTGCCCGAGGGCCAGATGGGCAACAGCGAGGTGGGCCACCTCAACATCGGCGCGGGCCGGGTGGTCCGACAGGAGTACACCCGCATCTCCGACGCCATCGAGAACGGCGAACTTGGCGAGAACGACGCCATCGACTCGGCGTTCGAGTACGCCGACGAGAACGACGGTCGGGTCCACTTCATGGGACTGGTGAGCGAGGGCGGGGTCCACTCCGACCAGAAGCACCTCTACGCGCTCGTCGAACTGGCCGCCGAGCGCGGCGTGGACGCCGTGACTCACGCGTTCACCGACGGTCGGGACACCCCGCCGAAGAGCGGCGCGGCGTTCCTCGGCGACCTGCAGGAGGTAATCGACCGCGAGGGGACCGGCGAGGTGGCGACCGTCTCGGGGCGGTACTACGCGATGGACCGCGACCAGAACTGGGAGCGAACCCGTCGGGCCTACGAGGCCATCGTGAACCGCGACGCCGAGTACTCCGCGGATTCGGCGGTCGAAGCGGTCGAAGAGAGCTACGAGCGCGGCGAGACCGACGAGTTCGTGGAACCGACCCTCGTGGAAGGCGGCCCCGCGATGGACGACGGCGACGCGGCCCTCTTCTTCAACTTCCGGGCCGACCGCGCGCGCCAGTTGACGCGGATACTCGCGGACATCGACCCGGTCTGGGTCTTCGAGACGGACCCCCCGGAGATTCGACTCGCCACGATGACCCAGTACGACGAAGAGTTCGACCTCCCGGTGGCGTTCCCGCCCCACCGACCCGAGGACGTGCTGGGCGAGGTCCTCTCGGACCGCGGCCTCACCCAACTCCGCATCGCCGAGTCCGAGAAGTACGCCCACGTCACCTACTTCCTGAACGGGGGCCGCGAGGTCGAGTTCGAGGGCGAACGCCGCGAAATCGTGGAGAGTCCCAACGTGCCGACCTACGACCAGCAACCCGAGATGAGCGCCGAGGAGGTCACCGACACCGCCATCGCCACCGTCGAGAGCGACGACCCGGACGTGCTGGTCCTCAACTACGCGAACCCCGACATGGTCGGCCACACGGGCGACTTCGACGCCGCGGTGCAAGCGGTCGAAGCCGTGGATGCCCAGTTGGCGCGACTCGTCGAGGCCGTCGAGGCCGCGGGCGGGCACGTCCTCGTCACCGCCGACCACGGCAACGCCGACGACATGGGCACCCTGGAGGACCCCCACACCGCCCACACCTACAATCCGGTTCCGTTCGTCTATCTGACGCCCGAAGGCGATAACGGCGGCAAGCGCGTCCGAGAGGGCGGGTCGCTCTGCGACGTCGCGCCGACGCTGCTGTCGCTCGTCGGCGTGGAGCAACCCGAAGCGATGACCGGCGAGAACCTGCTGGAGTAG
- a CDS encoding NAD(P)/FAD-dependent oxidoreductase, whose translation MKGVVGGGIAGLAAAYRLQQHGHDVQVFEASDQIGGLAAVYETKGDPIEKFYHHLSATEETIVDLIEELELEDDLQWPIGKNAYYTDGTVYPMDKPWEILAFPPLSVYDKFRLGMLTLDVDVRGGVPKFDTYESLETFDDQSVKEFAIDHTTRNVYESFFDPLLDGKFGDRKEDVSAAWLLGRIKFRGERDILRGEPLGYLEGGFGRLLDALVEAVGEENITTNARVTDLDLEDGAVSEMTVDVADAPAAAEGPEAEAEADGGATTETHDVDDVVVAAMPNVLEDLCGYECDIDFQGAVCALITMDEPLTDTYWLNIGDDAPFGALVEHTNYMPPENYGGDHLLYVASYIQDYEEDLWQMDEDEVEDLWLGHVEEMFPEWDRSHVKEFRLAKNPRAAPIYERGYLDMVIPYDLSADVADGLYYAGMASRAQYPERSLNGGIVAGYECADRIAGRKEVVRPE comes from the coding sequence ATGAAAGGTGTCGTCGGTGGGGGAATCGCGGGTCTCGCGGCCGCCTACCGCCTCCAGCAACACGGTCACGACGTGCAGGTCTTCGAAGCCAGCGACCAAATCGGCGGTCTCGCCGCGGTGTACGAGACGAAGGGCGACCCGATAGAGAAGTTCTACCACCACCTCTCGGCGACCGAGGAGACCATCGTGGACCTCATCGAAGAGTTGGAACTGGAAGACGACCTCCAGTGGCCCATCGGGAAGAACGCCTACTACACGGACGGAACGGTCTATCCCATGGACAAGCCGTGGGAGATTCTGGCGTTCCCGCCGCTGAGCGTCTACGACAAGTTCCGACTCGGGATGCTCACGCTCGACGTGGACGTGCGCGGCGGCGTCCCGAAGTTCGACACGTACGAGAGTCTGGAGACGTTCGACGACCAGTCGGTCAAGGAGTTCGCCATCGACCACACGACCCGGAACGTCTACGAGAGCTTCTTCGACCCCCTCCTCGACGGAAAGTTCGGCGACCGCAAGGAGGACGTGAGCGCGGCGTGGTTGCTCGGCCGCATCAAGTTCCGCGGCGAGCGCGACATCCTCAGAGGCGAACCGCTGGGCTACCTCGAAGGCGGGTTCGGCCGCTTGCTCGACGCGCTGGTGGAAGCGGTCGGCGAGGAGAATATCACCACGAACGCCCGCGTGACCGACCTCGACCTCGAGGACGGGGCGGTCAGCGAGATGACCGTGGACGTCGCGGACGCTCCGGCCGCCGCGGAAGGGCCGGAGGCCGAAGCGGAGGCCGACGGCGGAGCCACCACCGAGACCCACGATGTGGACGACGTGGTGGTCGCTGCGATGCCCAACGTCCTCGAAGACCTCTGTGGCTACGAGTGTGACATCGACTTTCAGGGCGCGGTCTGCGCGCTGATAACGATGGACGAACCGCTCACCGACACGTACTGGCTCAACATCGGCGACGACGCGCCCTTCGGCGCGCTCGTCGAGCACACCAACTACATGCCGCCCGAGAACTACGGCGGGGACCACCTGCTGTACGTCGCCAGCTACATTCAGGACTACGAGGAGGACCTCTGGCAGATGGACGAGGACGAAGTCGAGGACCTGTGGCTCGGCCACGTCGAGGAGATGTTCCCCGAGTGGGACCGCTCGCACGTGAAGGAGTTCCGCCTCGCGAAGAACCCACGCGCCGCGCCCATCTACGAGCGGGGATACCTCGACATGGTGATTCCCTACGACCTCTCGGCGGACGTCGCGGACGGTCTCTACTACGCCGGGATGGCGAGTAGAGCGCAGTACCCCGAACGGAGCCTGAACGGCGGTATCGTCGCGGGCTACGAGTGCGCCGACCGCATCGCGGGCCGCAAGGAAGTCGTTCGGCCAGAGTAG
- a CDS encoding proteasome assembly chaperone family protein — MAHVTVEKPGLSLDAPTLVDGLPGEGLIGKLVTDRLVSEFEMEYYAGAYCEGVPPVAAYRAGDSEVRPGIQLYADVDRDLLVLVSDIPVSTSSAPAFAGCLTDWLRDNDVTPIYISGLSNAGTDDEDGSRALYGLSIGDGDRLLDEADVAEPEHAGMVTGPTGALLNRTSDEDMDGVGLLVETDGSLPDYDAAQVVLERGIEPIVGIDVDTEAFSADAHELSAVAQSALQQLGGDGDGNSRAQPTPTFY; from the coding sequence ATGGCACACGTCACTGTCGAGAAGCCAGGACTCTCGTTAGACGCGCCGACGCTCGTCGACGGGTTGCCCGGCGAAGGGTTAATCGGGAAACTCGTGACCGACCGTCTCGTCAGTGAGTTCGAGATGGAGTACTACGCGGGCGCCTACTGCGAGGGCGTGCCCCCAGTCGCCGCCTACCGGGCGGGCGACTCGGAGGTCCGTCCCGGGATACAACTGTACGCCGACGTCGACCGCGACCTGCTGGTACTCGTCAGCGACATCCCGGTTTCGACCTCCAGCGCCCCGGCGTTCGCGGGGTGTCTCACCGACTGGCTCCGCGACAACGACGTGACCCCGATTTACATCAGCGGTCTCTCGAACGCAGGGACGGACGACGAGGACGGGTCGAGAGCGCTATACGGACTCTCGATAGGAGACGGCGACCGACTGCTCGACGAGGCCGACGTCGCCGAACCGGAACACGCTGGCATGGTCACGGGACCGACGGGCGCGCTCCTCAATCGAACCAGCGACGAGGACATGGACGGGGTGGGACTGCTCGTCGAGACCGACGGCTCGTTGCCCGACTACGACGCCGCACAGGTCGTCCTCGAACGCGGTATCGAACCGATAGTTGGAATCGACGTCGATACGGAGGCGTTCAGCGCCGACGCCCACGAACTGTCGGCGGTCGCCCAGTCGGCGCTCCAACAGCTCGGCGGCGACGGCGACGGGAACTCCCGCGCGCAGCCGACTCCGACGTTCTACTAA
- a CDS encoding DUF6149 family protein yields the protein MKIKQNVRHFASRKALELPVVSDLVKNKLVDMHTRIFLGKADPDHREERREHLDAFFDATMDTYLAALQQGAPEAEAREITHVQANFDFYNHGWTEMMEFPVDELGDHYDRYETFFERHGITIDDPLGEFGPPAGLPAAPSTPEKLEEPEHPYAEGGFADDVYVEDEEGNVHVGGQDEPTDVNVTDAPGVSDEDAEA from the coding sequence ATGAAGATAAAACAGAACGTCCGCCACTTCGCGTCCCGGAAGGCGCTGGAACTGCCGGTGGTCTCGGACCTCGTCAAGAACAAACTCGTGGACATGCACACCCGCATCTTCCTCGGGAAGGCCGACCCCGACCACCGCGAGGAGCGCCGGGAACACCTCGACGCCTTCTTCGATGCGACGATGGACACCTACCTCGCGGCGCTCCAGCAGGGCGCGCCCGAGGCCGAGGCCCGCGAGATAACGCACGTCCAAGCCAACTTCGACTTCTACAACCACGGCTGGACCGAGATGATGGAGTTCCCCGTGGACGAACTCGGCGACCACTACGACCGCTACGAGACCTTCTTCGAGCGCCACGGCATCACCATCGACGACCCGCTCGGGGAGTTCGGACCGCCCGCCGGTCTCCCGGCCGCGCCCTCGACGCCGGAGAAACTGGAGGAACCCGAGCACCCGTACGCGGAAGGCGGGTTCGCCGACGACGTGTACGTCGAGGACGAGGAGGGTAACGTCCACGTCGGCGGTCAGGACGAACCCACGGACGTGAACGTCACGGACGCGCCGGGCGTCAGCGACGAGGACGCCGAGGCGTAA
- a CDS encoding NAD(P)/FAD-dependent oxidoreductase has product MSESYVIIGDGVAGSSAAETIREEDPEADVSVITDEGEALYNRILIKEFAKGKLPEAPISIHEEDWYAERDIDLELNTFVTDVDPDAHEVHTHDSGTFEYDKLLVATGGTPTQLPVDNSDAEGIHHFWTFQDARKIQEHADEADTGVVVGAGLLGIDLAAVCAAQGVDAKYIMRGNRWWRYGLSLDGAEIIHDALEEKGVEPVLESGVEGFETDDDGHVVSTIDANGEEYESDFVGVAIGLNFNTEYLQGTGIEEDSGIVVDEYMQTNVEDIYAAGDITRYYDTILDQYAQNGSWGSAKEQGQIAAKNMVADGEEEEFRWVSSYSITHFDFPFLSFGFPTLGDDECERKYSDTEWRRLAFKDGKLVGGVLIGDIAPQGRYKDLIRKEAEVADQKEVLLEKDFDPDELAIPQEQ; this is encoded by the coding sequence ATGAGCGAGTCGTACGTGATAATCGGTGACGGGGTTGCGGGCAGTTCCGCCGCGGAGACCATCCGCGAGGAGGACCCGGAAGCCGACGTATCCGTCATCACAGACGAAGGTGAGGCGCTGTACAACCGCATCCTCATCAAAGAATTCGCCAAAGGAAAACTCCCCGAAGCGCCGATTTCCATCCACGAAGAGGACTGGTACGCCGAGCGGGACATCGACCTCGAACTCAACACGTTCGTCACGGACGTAGACCCGGACGCTCACGAGGTTCACACCCACGACAGCGGCACGTTCGAGTACGACAAGCTGCTCGTCGCCACGGGTGGCACGCCGACTCAGCTTCCGGTGGACAACAGCGACGCCGAGGGCATCCATCACTTCTGGACGTTTCAGGACGCCCGCAAGATTCAGGAGCACGCGGACGAGGCCGACACCGGCGTCGTCGTCGGCGCGGGCCTGCTCGGCATCGACCTCGCGGCGGTCTGTGCCGCACAGGGCGTCGATGCGAAGTACATCATGCGGGGCAACCGCTGGTGGCGCTACGGCCTGAGCCTCGACGGCGCGGAGATTATCCACGACGCGCTCGAAGAGAAGGGCGTCGAACCGGTCCTCGAGAGCGGCGTCGAAGGCTTCGAGACCGACGACGACGGTCACGTCGTCTCGACCATCGACGCCAACGGCGAGGAGTACGAGAGCGACTTCGTGGGCGTCGCCATCGGCCTGAACTTCAACACCGAGTACCTCCAAGGCACGGGCATCGAGGAGGACAGCGGCATCGTCGTCGACGAGTACATGCAGACCAACGTCGAGGACATCTACGCGGCCGGTGACATCACCCGGTACTACGACACCATCCTCGACCAGTACGCGCAGAACGGGTCGTGGGGCAGTGCCAAAGAACAGGGCCAAATCGCCGCGAAGAACATGGTCGCCGACGGCGAGGAAGAGGAGTTCCGTTGGGTCTCCTCGTACTCCATCACCCACTTCGACTTCCCGTTCCTCAGCTTCGGCTTCCCGACGCTGGGCGACGACGAGTGCGAGCGCAAGTACAGCGACACCGAGTGGCGTCGCCTCGCGTTCAAGGACGGTAAACTCGTCGGCGGCGTCCTCATCGGCGACATCGCGCCGCAGGGCCGGTACAAGGACCTCATCCGGAAGGAGGCCGAGGTCGCCGACCAGAAGGAGGTCCTGCTGGAGAAGGATTTCGACCCCGACGAACTGGCGATTCCGCAGGAACAGTAG
- a CDS encoding PQQ-binding-like beta-propeller repeat protein — MPSGDSTVELSRRRLLALWGGATGLGLAGGRLYGRFSNGGDCDPTPLTAAPTEWPSPHSDRGNTRSVPAASAPTGPLVERWHRAFEIREDARPVVANGRVFLATGNRAAEVEFVRAYDIRDGRSDWEVRFRNDERSTSPVAMGDSVFHATTTEESGTVVTALAAADGSERWTRAVGERENPTIAAGLVHLTEYVGHDGERVYALDAATGERCWERTLSRSVRGDPAVTGGRLVYNVGTEGELLALDARTGAEAWRGDVSEYFHPNNDAPDSAITDAVRGRIVADADRVLVTTFGGRLLALDAASGDVQWTTTSSRTALVERDGRTHAPAWFTAGALSDGVLLAIESRHLENADAMWAIDTETGATRWRFEPTSPELLSLSLPTIAGQKAYVCEYQRVRGSTRLLRFDLKTGERLGAHDIGEHGASGPVLADETVVVADGGGVTTLRGD; from the coding sequence ATGCCCTCCGGAGATTCGACCGTCGAACTATCGCGTCGACGGTTACTGGCGCTTTGGGGCGGAGCGACCGGACTTGGACTCGCAGGCGGTCGCCTCTACGGGCGCTTCTCGAACGGTGGCGACTGCGACCCCACACCGCTGACCGCCGCTCCGACCGAGTGGCCGTCGCCCCACTCCGACCGTGGCAACACCCGGTCGGTCCCCGCCGCGAGTGCGCCGACAGGCCCGCTCGTGGAACGCTGGCACCGAGCGTTCGAGATTCGAGAGGATGCCCGCCCGGTGGTGGCGAACGGCCGGGTCTTCCTCGCGACCGGAAACCGGGCGGCAGAAGTCGAGTTCGTCCGGGCGTACGATATCCGAGACGGGCGCTCTGACTGGGAGGTCCGATTTCGCAACGACGAGCGCTCGACCAGTCCCGTGGCGATGGGCGACTCCGTGTTTCACGCGACGACCACCGAGGAGTCGGGAACGGTCGTCACCGCGCTCGCCGCGGCCGACGGGAGCGAACGCTGGACCCGCGCGGTCGGCGAGCGCGAGAACCCGACCATTGCGGCCGGGTTAGTCCACCTGACCGAGTACGTCGGCCACGACGGGGAGCGCGTCTACGCTCTCGACGCCGCGACCGGGGAACGGTGCTGGGAGAGAACGCTCTCCCGGTCTGTCCGGGGAGACCCCGCGGTGACGGGCGGCCGCCTCGTCTACAACGTCGGCACCGAAGGCGAACTGCTGGCCCTCGACGCCCGAACCGGCGCGGAGGCGTGGAGAGGCGACGTGTCCGAGTACTTCCATCCGAACAACGACGCTCCCGACTCGGCAATTACCGACGCCGTCCGCGGGCGGATAGTCGCGGACGCCGACCGCGTGCTGGTCACGACCTTCGGCGGACGACTGCTCGCGCTCGACGCGGCGTCGGGCGACGTCCAGTGGACGACGACGTCGAGTCGGACCGCGCTGGTCGAACGGGACGGACGCACTCACGCCCCAGCGTGGTTCACCGCCGGCGCACTGAGCGACGGCGTCCTGCTGGCGATAGAGTCCAGACACCTCGAAAACGCGGACGCGATGTGGGCCATCGACACGGAGACCGGAGCGACGCGCTGGCGGTTCGAACCGACTTCGCCGGAACTGCTCTCCCTGTCGCTACCGACGATAGCCGGACAGAAGGCGTACGTCTGTGAGTACCAGCGAGTGCGGGGTTCGACCCGACTGCTCCGGTTCGACCTGAAGACCGGCGAACGACTCGGTGCGCACGACATCGGTGAACACGGCGCTTCTGGACCCGTTCTCGCCGACGAGACGGTAGTGGTGGCCGACGGTGGCGGAGTCACGACGCTAAGGGGCGACTGA
- a CDS encoding cell surface protein produces MPQLEIALSDDVDMQIDQLVSQEEFVDRQEALEEILSLGIKEYQTTMETDTRDEMEFADEMMETTERSLGDEDDAYRF; encoded by the coding sequence ATGCCCCAACTCGAAATCGCCCTGTCGGACGACGTAGACATGCAGATTGACCAACTCGTCTCTCAGGAGGAGTTCGTGGACCGTCAGGAGGCCCTCGAGGAGATACTCTCGCTCGGCATCAAGGAGTACCAGACCACGATGGAGACCGACACCCGCGACGAGATGGAGTTCGCCGACGAGATGATGGAGACTACCGAGCGCTCGCTGGGCGACGAAGACGACGCCTATCGCTTCTGA